The Vanessa atalanta chromosome 6, ilVanAtal1.2, whole genome shotgun sequence region GAAGTAGAGTTGCCCAAAGTCGGTCTTGCTCTTGCAGTTTTGGTCTTGTAATTGCATTTTTAATGGCCAAGGCCAAGACCGAGACCGTTTAAGTCTCGTCTTGTTCTTGCATTTGGGCAAcactaaaagaaaataaattatgtcacaaatatttattacgaatatatCGTCATATTAAGATGTAAATTGCAATTACATCATGGCACATGTAGACACGCCTTTAATGTTATTACGGGTATTGTGAAGAGAAATTTGATTAACTGTGTTATACTCTGTTTCGAAAGTATTTCATCCGTGCAAGTATATCAAAGGAAAATGTAAAAGCTTTCAAGTCTAGTCTCCATATTGTCCcggttatattaaattttctttctcAGAACTTTTTatggagaatatttttttatccttttgattttaaattcacaatgttgacattcattaattaatgatttcttTGAGTATAACAGTTCATTATATTAGAGGCTTCATTAGCCgatgtgtatttaaattaattattttttaattaaaatattaactaagatACTAACTAAAATAACAGAtcttatttgcatattattaattactcacATTTCTTTCCTAGCCTACTTTACACGCtactttatagtttaataaGAGACGAATATTTTCACAGCGTGCAacgttatattatgtttgtttacgTTGTTgatttttgtgtgttttatcTACGtaagtctttatttttttagttgtacGTTATTGTTACGTTATACGTTTTGAATAGTGAGTGTCAAGTGTAGCGTAGTGAGTGTGACACCAAGAGAATGGCTCGTTTGATTTAGTGTTTGTATTGCAACactctatctagacatataaataatcgacGTTTGAAATTGTgacgtcaatttatttttataatcttactTTATAAAAGAGCCAAGAGATGTTGTCTGTGTGAGTACACATACACACAGACACACCCAAACAAAAACTCACACACAGGAACAACTATGTAACTAAGCATTTCCTATACCATCCGAGAGTCTTATAATAtcggaaatgttttttttttttaaaccgacATGAGTGGTTTCACTATCGACTTGCTTCAGTTTTCACTTAACACGATATGACATATCGTTACGGAATACCAAATGTTTTTCAATTCAGAATCCTATCGTGGTTTTTACAGAATTGCACTACTGCAGAGAGTTTACCAACGTTCCCTAAGGAATTTCTAAGCAAAATTTCATCTTGTCAGACCCATCAGCTTAGGCTGCTCgttgtatgttatttatatttttaaatttttattaaatatataatattatataacttaaatttttgAGTGTTTAATAGTATGTATCAGACAGTCTTGTGTACAAGTGCACACCGTTACACGTTTCTTTTGTTGTTGCTATAGGTTTTTCGCCCGTGGCTGTCTAATATGATTTTAGGTTGTGTCTCTAAGGTTATATTAATAGTTCTAGAgggtctttttaaattttaaatcagaaTGTATAGTTTTAGTAGTGTTTTTTTAAGAAGAATCCATATGctgtatgtacctatatattcgttttatgtAGTTTCGCTTTGCTGTCTATGGTTAGTGTTAGGTCGTCAAAAAGGTATAGAGTGATAAACGTCCTGGTGGAATTAAAATTACCGAATGCATTGTTAACGCATACGAGAAATAGTAATGGTCCGAAGATTGAGCCCTGGGGAATTCAACATGTTGTTTACCAGTGCTAGGACTTACTTTTATAATCAGAAATTTGCACAATCTAATGACGTTTTGTCAGGTAAAAGGCAAACATATTTAGTGTTGTACCTTCCCATATTCGTTAGCTTTTGCATTAGCTTCGAATAACAGTATCAAAagcattttaattatcttaatatatcttctaagtctaatttaattttagtatcttCGTCAAGTACTGCGGAGatagttttcaatttatatctaaattcTAAAGCCTTATTCTTGTTcaagcattttttttgtttttacaaataaacgttAAACACAGTTAATTTACATAGATTACAAGTCAAttctaaaagttaaattaatagcaACAGGTAACGTAGAACATCGGATCTGTTTCATCTCTCTCGTTTGATAAGGGTCGTACACGATAAAGGGGACGTCAATCTTAAGATGAAAGATAAGGAAATAACTGAAAATGAACTCGTTTATTTGAATTAGCTGTAATATTATTGTGGAATATTCtactgaattattatttttttgaaaggcAGAAGAAGTATCTTACTTACGTCAATGTGCAACCAACCACGTGGTACTCTGGCTCACTGACCGATCAAACTGAAAGGCAAAACAAATCACTGACACTCGATGTTAGATGGTATCTACTAGTATCTTAAGTGTCAATACATAAAATCAGTCTGGCTATACAGATGCAGCTAAATCTTGTAAAGATCAAATTATGTGGTAGTATTTCCTATTACTTTAATCACCTAGAGCGTCAATTTGAAGGGTAACTACTTCCTGGAAGCAACCGGCGCTAAACTGCCTCGCCTCTACTGCACGAATCAAcagtaaaaaaacattacgcTGGTACAgatcaattcaaatttaaaaaataaaccatataCATCATTTAACCGAATAATAATGGAATTTTGTAACATCATACaaagctttttaatattatccgttaatttgtacataattgTATTCACGAAAAGGAAAACCTAACTTTTCTTTGTATGAATGCTTTGTAACTAGAAAATTCTTAAAAAGCCGTGCTTGGATTTAAAACTACATTTACGGttaacacttttatttattaactagtggatctcccgcgaaacttcgcgtatattcaaaaaaatatttaggaatTTCGAGAACTAtgacagttttttttctatttcatttaattgtaaactgcatGTCACTCATcaacatttggcgccaaaatgagcGCCGGCTTCGCTTGAGTAATAGAattgatcaattaataaaatattacataaacgtTTTATCTTGACAAAGTATTAAATACACTTAACCCTCCCTGATGATGAATCACTTCGTCCGTTAgtaaaaaccgtataaaaaaTCAGACGCGTCGGGaggattttattttgtaatatgtaatgACGAAAGAGACAGATCACCGTACCCTTGCCGCGCTACAATATTGTGTATGGCATATGGTTGTTGCCATAACAGCTATTAAAACCTTATCTGCCATTCATTATTTCCTACATTTATATTCTCATTCGAAATCCACCCTTATTCATAAAACAACATCGTCTTTTACGTTCGTAACTTTGTTCTCGCCATTAtttcttggtgatagggctttgtgcaaggccgtctgggtaggtaccacccactcatcagatattctactgccaaacagcagtaatcagtattgttgtgttccagtttgaagaatgagcgagccagtgaaactacaggcaaaagggacataacatcttagttcccaaggttggtggcgtattggtgttgtaaggaatggttaatatttcttaaagaacCATTGTCTGTgagcagtgatgaccacttaccattcgtaaaaaaatattaagagaatAAGTAAGATtttcattacataattaattaaatcaacataattgttaaaattattatcatattgcTCAGTACTAGGGCGCTTGTGATGCGGTTCTGATGTGTTTATATTGCGGTCAGGAACCGTTGCAAATGCGGCGATGGGTGTATCGCATGGTTAtatcgtaattaattaaaatccaaaCCAATTTCGTCTAGCCAATTAAGGTGAAATGGCAGTCAGCGTTGCATTTTTGCGTTATAGCTgcaaatctataaaaaatatctttattaaaccTACTCATTGTTTATTTACACTACAAACGGTTCGGTAATAGATTTTCACAATCGATAAGCAAAAAGTAATCCTTTGATATCCAAtaactattttgaatttatttgccTCTTTGTGGACTTAAGTTtcgttagtataaaaaaaataaaaaaaattgaccagaacataaaaaataaattatacctattaaaaatagtatggTTGAGCTTCTGAATATTAGAGGAAAGGTTGGCTACCTCGATCGTATTCATCATCTCGTACTAGATTATCATCTCGTACTCATAATTAACCTGTCAGCTCAGTCAATGATATACTGCTCCTGAAAAGGAGGAAGAAAGGAAAAAAAgctttacttgaataaaacgtCTGTCATACATACACAGCACAACCGAAACGGGTGTTTTTTAATCGTTCTTCTTATACCTAATGATAACAATTATACAGCCAATATGACTTCAAAAaggttgatattattaattttaaaaaaaggtttacaaTATTTTGCGTCAGAAACAAGTCTCTCAAATGTTACATTCGAATAAGACATTAAAGAAGGTTCGAAATACCTACCTTTACAGCTCTGTTAGAGTTTCGTTATAATATGTGGATCGCCGCCGGCGCATAATTATGCAGACCATGTACTACACGCAGGACTTATAAAGTATGGATAAATACAATGTTTATCGTTTAGAGGAATTTCATAATGAAGTTGTAGAGAAAGTTTGCGTTCTACtctaaaaataatctatgtttGCGTTTGTTGTTGCGTGTAAGAGGACCTAGTTATGCACttgtcagattaagtaagaaataaataaataataagactattacaaacaaggcttacactaaggatcgtatgttttaatcaattctgtaataataataatttaatttaagttattttagaattgtattgataacattgacattaaataaGAGGACAGGTACCTACTTTGACTTTTATCTAACACACTCAGATTATATGTACAAactttttttgtgatattgGTAAGCGGACTaccaaataggccacctggtatatattgggaactaagatgttatgtcccttgtgcctgtagttatactggctcactcagccttcaaaccggaattgAAAGTTTTGAACCCTATGATTCGTTAATAGTTATTCAtaacataaaaacttatataaaaattaggtgttatacaaattaagataaatgtttttcattttctattaaatgaaacaatgttagttttataataaagttctaAATTTGATGGTATCGTTTATGTTGCACGCTTAGGATTTTTAGCACAATttaataggaataaaaatatatccatcTCTTTCTTATGTATGGATTTATTAACGACGGTATCTAGTTTTCTTAATTTACAAACTGCTTAAGTACaattacaattgaaaaatattttcaattctttgcaataaaattgaagcaccattatataatattatatttctactgTTAATTACAATCTCAAACGGTCGTAACTGAATATTGTAAGAGGAGAGAAGGAAACAGGAAAACTAATTAATACCTATTATATTTTTCCTCTAGTGTCGCCAAGGCAGCTAAGATGTAACTTAAGATTAAAAGtacttaatctatactaatactataaatatttctttctgcccccccccccctcctccAAACACACTACTAAAAATAGTTCTTAGCTTACACGCgagaaagataaattaaaattaacttgtgGCATtacgcagttttttttttggtatctaATTTTTACGTTCGAATTATAAGCGTAAACCAATTTAGATTTGTGTATTCCAACCACGAGAGGAATAAAGAATGATAAACTTTAACGATTACCtgacgcgatattattggtcgaCATCTCGAATAATCCGCGATAATCATTACGGATTCGAAATGTCGGCTTAGTGGTTATCGGGAGTTTCGaagtacttaaattaaattggtaataatgtaataataatacttaaattaactaaatttaagtggaatattattgttttgtaattaaatatatattaaagtggaATCTCATGGAATATGTAGGTAAATCTCTAGATTATATATCTTTACGCTTTCTTCGGTAGCATTAGGTGGATCCCATGTAAGATTCTGTAAtaattcacttcgtatttcactcgtgaaatcTTAACAACTAATTTACAGTCGTATACCATTTTGATATGTGCaacctttacattttataattattaaaatcactaTCACATATcgtattctgacatttcacggtCGTgttttgggaatgaaacgatcgcctcctggctgtttctattcatatacaattatgtatataattaatttgacaaaaaaaaagacccgctgagttactttcgccggttcttctcaggtcagagtgttcctttttccgaaccggtggtagtgtttaatttgaccatcaataactaagtgtaatgcttatatattgactaaaggaatttgagtttgagtttgttcTGAGGTGAGTTTCGAAATTCTTGTTGCAGAATAGCCCTACTAATTAgaacaaatgtaatttatataaacgcgTAAAACCGTTAttaaagcaatataaaaaaattattaaatattttattcacccTCACCTCTCATTAAAACCTGTTTGTTTATACCTACATATGACGAACATTTCAtgacacatttatatataaaaatacataatattccaACTTAATGTGAAAGATGAACCCAattaatatgcaaatataaCTCCCTCGTTGTTAAGTGACTCGATAATAAACAAAACcacataataatttgtattcatattaCAGGTATTTTGTCGTTACAAgtaatatagttaataataaatgaaattacaatctctataattttaaaggccaatatttatttaagaatcatctttaaattcaaaattcaaatacaatgGAATTAgtgcataaaaattaaattgtgatttaaaaacatttaaaaggaaAGAAAACTATAGTGTTCAAAATATGTGGAACCCACACTCCTTAGACAATAGACAAATGGAGAAGAGAGTTGTGGTCGGGAGAGTCAGACCCACGTGGGCTCGGAACCTTCCCGAAGCGAGGGAGGATGACGATAAAAGCGAAGAGCTTGGAGTCATGCCTCACAGTGATCCACCATCACCGACTGAGACCTGGAATCAAGGAAAACAAGACGAAAAATACGACGTATTTGGAAaggttagttatttttaatcttttacttttttttaaatatacaattatttatgcaaattaatcttttattcaaACTTACTGACATGACATTCcacatgttaaaatatatgtataagtaggtatattgtGACTTGTGACATCGCCTTTGCATTtttgtacttattataataaaaaagttagagCTTGAAATCATTTCGAGTAATGAAtagtaagataatataatatacttattattaaaatgaagaaGCGATAATAACCATGCTTTAAAAACATCTTATAATGAAAAAGTAAACTAAATTTCCAGGTGATGCTGCTCGGTGACAGCGGCGTCGGAAAGACGTGCATGCTCGTTCGCTTCCGGGACGGCACTTTTCTCGCCGGCAATTACATTTCCACCGTTGGAATCGACTTCCGGGTATATTTACTCCCAAGACAAACGCTACAAAACTTCCATTTATGATTTACtacctacttatttaatatttattttatttgttaataaaattgcaaaaaggttttatatcaataaaacaaaacaagcaaatagtttttattcgtTCTATattccaacaaaaaaaaaacaattaaatggtCGTCAAGGGTTCCGAGTTCAAATGGGCCACTCACGGGGATAAGCGGCTGGTCCGCCGCTACGCTATTGGTGTTAAAGTTTGGCGCGCTTTTTCTGTTCCCGCCCCTTAACCATGACAGCTGTGATTGAATCGACTTCTCGAGTGAGTGATTTATTGCGGCcccactgtttttttttttagttttgatttatGGTATCTCGTGCTGCCTGTTATTATAGTAGTAACTGGTtatcttctatatttaaaaaaaatatagacggTAACCGATTCAAGCTTAATtgagtttcttttttaattgtataataataatatttataactatgacgtttttcttagtatttaattactatGACTACACCtacctacaaaaaatatttattaacgtaatttaattatttattttaaaactagagTCTAGTGATAGCATATTATTTGAGGCTAATggatcttatttaattaaagttactacgactaataatttttaaatgtacattatattaatactaagaAAGTTGAACGGAGTTAcaactaacgccatctattttCAGAATAAGGTAGTGACGGTGGACGGTATTAAGGTAAAACTTCAGATATGGGACACTGCAGGACAGGAGCGCTTTCGCAGCGTCACACACGCTTACTACAGAGATGCACATGGTATAATAATCATTCACTAACCTCAATAAagaatcttatttttatttaatatgaatatgatCCTATAACATTGATTTCATAAAATCTCAGAGAGTGTAGTAACTAATACTCATACTATATCTGAAACTACTACCGCCACCTAGTGGCAAATAAGGAAATCTACAatgtaaatgaaattgaaatgtaatgaattgaaaaaaatatctaaataagtagttattttattaaatttcaattatttttattcaggatgttttaataatatatattaaattaatcataccAAAATAAGAATAGGTTCacgtaataattaaatcgtGATCTATTTCAGTTAATagcataatataaacaattcctTTGAAGTTgttccatgttttttttttttactggtaaTTGGACACAGGCAAATGATTCACTTGAACTGCCTCTATTGAAATTGTCGAACTAAATGTACACCGAAAATACGTCACCAATCTTGATGTGCAATAATATGTTGTTCGTCAGTGGAATACTAATGTTGTAAACACCCAGTTGTAACACGGAGCTCTACTGCCATTAAGATAATAAtggaaatcaaaaaaaaaatattagtgacattaaaaatgaaattcctTCGATTCACataggtaattttttaaatacctacatattcttttaattttgaatgtcaTAATAATATTGGTAAGTAATAGTTTTTTGTCGCACGTGACactggcgaaataatctgtgccctcttggcataaataaaagcctaaattaaaaaaaaaaaaaatagttttttgacAGACTCATAAAAATGATTGATCGTCTATTATTAACTAACATTTGAGCTAAGTATGTTTTTTCAGTCTGAGATTGAGTTGAAAGATTgttgtaaatgttttacttaTTCTCGTTATAGGTCAAGATGGGAAACGGTTAATCGGTTCCAGACGAgcacatgattttttttatatgtacctacctatataatcaacattacatagtataaaagagagtcgcttaccgctgtttgttcctatgtatgcttagatctttaaaattacacaacagatttCAATGcggttttttataatagatagattgattcgagaggaaggtttatatgtataatacatgcacaatatagtattgaaacactgataattttaaaggtttctgaagtgatgtcgtaaataaacacattttttgcgcttacattgcaaacgttgGCTGAACTATATCTTAagaaggtcttcaaaaatgtcCGCCTTGGTCTATGTCTgtttcttagggataacccacaataaccattttttatcctttacgttttacgagaaataatggctcattttcgaagcgattttaagcaacacagcattaattcttatccaattaagtacattgtgaatttaatatagatcaatatggccgtTTACaccatgtaatttaaatgaatattttcgaagatattacagatttaaaacgcaggaacattgcggtttgtattgtttaacgactgaaaaactgcgaacgttgtaagacatttagtatcagcatcgCACCCGTGCgtagccggggcgggtcgctagtgaaCTAACTAAtagtttatgttaaaataaataggcCTATTCCTACACTAGacagaaacaattttattacgataAGTAATATCTAAattgtatcatttatttttattcaaataaatagtgaacaaaacaaaatagttacattaaaattactttaaatgattATGTAGGTACTTTTAAATTCATGCTACTTTGGCTGCATCCGTGAATTTTTAAACGCCCCTGGGTAAAAGTTGCAGAAAGTACGTcttcaagtttttattaaacaagtaaTGTTAACTTGTTATTTTTCTCTGTAAGGCTAATCTCGCTAAACACCAGCCCTGAGCGATGCCTGTAGAGATTTCTATTAGTAATGAGACGGCCTTagcatatatgtaattatattgttcTGCAaaactagttatttttttttactgagcgcaataatcattttattacttatttgatgttatactagctgtgcccgcgacttcgtgcgcgtttgaatttaataaaaaaagcgtgtctttattattattttacatataattctaaaataaaagtagactaagttactccttattacatcagctatctgtagagattagccggaacaaacaaacagacaaaaattgtaaaaaaattcatttatgatatttaccgtgtaagtatacatacatatgcatttagtaaaacgcggttattttaatattacaaacagtcactccaattttattatatgtatagatgtggCAAACCTATCTTAAGAGTTTGTTTCAATGGAGAAGGAGGagtaggtaaaaaaaaaacaaaactaagatttaataacattatatcgtGCGTAAAATTATCCAAAATAATTCCGAAAACAAAACGTCCTTTTcatttaacgttattttatCTATGCAGGCCTTATTTAATCGAGTACcaaaatgaaaaacatactAAGTACACACGGCCTGAGTGTCAGCTCAATTGCTCAGTGAGGAAACTGTTTCAAAAATTACTTACATGAATTGACCCACATACTTACACGTGAAGTTAAAAgccttataaaaaaacatttgaaattaatctACTTAGCCTTTTTCAAACACAAGGGCAGTAGAGACAATGagtacttggtagtagggcctTGTGACagcccacctgggtaggtaccacccactcatcagatattctagcgcaACACAGCAATCCTTAGTGCTGATGTTCTCCGGCTTAAAGAGtcagtgagcaagtgtaactaaaGTCACAAGGGCATATAacgttccaaggttggtggtacattgatGATGAAAggaataattagtattttctaCAGTgccagtggtcaccaccgcctataacATATTATTGGTCACGAAttgtaaaatctttaattaatcaatatggCAAACAGTTTAAAATGAATAGAAGTACTTAAATTACCATTactccttcgattggaatagattaTAGGTACATAGGTACGACCTGGAGCAGTAAATCTCATTCACGTTTAAATaacttacttaaattttaattaaatataattttaaacgacACGTTGCGCTAGTGTAACGTTACGCGAAAAAAACGTTTCGTAcgttgaccttgaaattttaattgtaccTACTCATAATGTTACGTAAATAAGTACAATAGTTATTAATTGCAACAAGTAACCAAATGTCCGTGATCTGATAACGTTTGTCGGTGTAATAGTTTTCCTGGTGTCgttaattaggtatatatgaTATAACACACATACTATAATAAACATACCAAGTGTTTTGCTTGTGCTCATAAGAATTAAAGTGTTCCGTTATTTTCCATGGTTCAGATCATAACAAATTTTGTATGTGGAACTCCTGCAATCTCCTttccaaaacaaaaaatattattaatcaaaacagAATTTCTGACCTCGACAAGAGGAAGTTTCCCCTTGTTGTCGTAATTCCTTAAATGAGATCTAGAAATCAAACCGAGTGGTGTCGCTGTTAAAATCTGAAGAGTCAAGTAATATATCATCCGAGccatagacaatattttaaatttgtatttaattatattgatagctCATCAAAAATCACTTAGAGTGAGTTAAATTTTATGCCTAATCTCTCTATCTTATGTTAACAGCTCTTCTCCTGTTGTATGACGTTACTAACAAGATCAGCTTCGACAACATACGAGCCTGGCTTGGAGAAATCCGTGAATACGCCCAGGACGACGTTGTTATCATGCTCCTAGGTAAAATTACTACTGCTGAATAAAAATCTATtcgataaatgattaaaaaacatCACCAATTTCgtgataaagttattaaatatcataacacaaatcaatattataataaaatcctaATAAACTTCCCAAACTAATTCAgtaattgatttcatttaatgtgAGATGCAGATGACTTACGTTGAGATGttaaaactgtttaataatttaaaagaaagtgTTGTATAGAAAATTCTTATAATggttaaattgttacaaatttatttgaattggaGGTTAGCTGTCAATTCTAATCTTTCAAATAACAAGACATACAAGTTCTCAATACCCCCGACATCAACTAACAAGCGGAGCGGCACAAATTCTCTTCCAGGAAACAAGTCGGACAGCGGACTCGAGAGGGCAGTGCGGCGGGAGGAGGGGCAGCGCTTAGCGAGAGAGTACCAAGTCGCCTTTATGGAGACTTCTGCGAAAACCGGCCTCAACGTTGAAGACGCTTTTGCTCACGTGGCGCGCGCTTTAGTCGCGAAAGCGAATCCCGTCGACCCCTCCAGGCTAGTGGTGCGCGCGCAACCGTCACAAGAGCAACGGTCTTCGTGTCCGCCATGTTCTTAGATTTCGCGCGCATTTTTCGAATTCCGAATGCGGTTGTTTGTGGACCAATTTAACGGTCTTTATGAcgtgtttataaaatgaattggcttgtaatttttattactgaatttgtatttaattatagaggCTATATGTTGCATA contains the following coding sequences:
- the LOC125064865 gene encoding ras-related protein Rab-37 isoform X1, which gives rise to MWNPHSLDNRQMEKRVVVGRVRPTWARNLPEAREDDDKSEELGVMPHSDPPSPTETWNQGKQDEKYDVFGKVMLLGDSGVGKTCMLVRFRDGTFLAGNYISTVGIDFRNKVVTVDGIKVKLQIWDTAGQERFRSVTHAYYRDAHALLLLYDVTNKISFDNIRAWLGEIREYAQDDVVIMLLGNKSDSGLERAVRREEGQRLAREYQVAFMETSAKTGLNVEDAFAHVARALVAKANPVDPSRLVVRAQPSQEQRSSCPPCS
- the LOC125064865 gene encoding ras-related protein Rab-37 isoform X2 → MSHMGTDDSMSDDVFEDDTLRAPAPRGTPSPTGYRDYRPESPARSAIDEDVPIHKTILLGDSGVGKTSLLVQFETGKFQPGNFSATVGIGFTNKVVTVDGIKVKLQIWDTAGQERFRSVTHAYYRDAHALLLLYDVTNKISFDNIRAWLGEIREYAQDDVVIMLLGNKSDSGLERAVRREEGQRLAREYQVAFMETSAKTGLNVEDAFAHVARALVAKANPVDPSRLVVRAQPSQEQRSSCPPCS